gactgcacaaacatacctgactcaaaacgccaacaactttttcatacggactccgaattgggtgattctttttttgttggaaagtagatttcatgctctttccaacccaattggaatcaccttaaaatccgtccggagcgttgagttatggacgaaacaatctgacgctgcaccagaatccgagtcaaactacaagtccaaaggtgttacgtcacctccacttgggcccattggtcttgtacgacctagggttagttttaggctgccttgggacgtcctcccacctccttggccgccaccccttgctcctatataagtagatccatctagcagcttttcccttgggatttgtttagttaaaagttagccattgcaactttgtgtacttcgtttgtgtccaacgaccagaccaagaccgcttacggatccccacctttatcaatacttcatatatactcgcaatattcatattgcttttatcatattcttgcttgttcttcgattgcttgcaggaatagaccttcgtggtcgggttgattgtgctccggcgtggtcaataacctctcggagttggtttagcgattgctaaggcgcaacgtcgtgcacgtttgtagtcggatcgtcaaagtcatcttcaccaaatcgatagttatcatctcatcgaaagatcgggacacctccgcctctatcatagtGTCTGCTGATCCCGAGGCAAGTGGGTGGGTATGATTTTAGTAGGCATCGTCGTCAAGTGCTCCTACGCAATTTCGTCTGAGAACATTGCTTTTCTGAAGAAAAGCACAACAACACACTCTGAAACACTTTGGATTCACGCTCTGAAATGTCTCGTTTTTTCTCTTGCTTTGATCTGATTCGTCAATTCTGACATGCACGAGAAAAACCTTCAAAAATGAATCTAAGTCGCCCTGAATTATTTCGCTTCTCTTGCTACCATATTGTTCTTCAACAATCTATCTTGTAGGAGAGAATAATTTAGAAGCAATGCTGAAAACTATGATCTAAGAAATACTTCACGCCTTATTTTCGCGACAAATCATTTCAAAGTCTTTGTACTCTAAAAACAAATCTTTTTCAAAGACTCTGTTTCGCAGGAAATATCTCAGATTTCACTGAGTGCTTTGATCGATCCTCTTGATTCGAATCGTATCTCAATGCCACTCTTTCAAAGATTTATTTCGCCCCGTTGTCTTCTAACAATGCAGGACTTCAGTTTATCAAAACCTTCACTAAGATGCATACATTCAGGGGGAGCATACTTTATCTTCGGATAATCTTCTATTACTTACTTGTTCGCACAATCATTGGCCAANNNNNNNNNNNNNNNNNNNNNNNNNNNNNNNNNNNNNNNNNNNNNNNNNNNNNNNNNNNNNNNNNNNNNNNNNNNNNNNNNNNNNNNNNNNNNNNNNNNNNNNNNNNNNNNNNNNNNNNNNNNNNNNNNAAcccttgtgttttggagattgttgtcaAAAACAGTCATGTGAAGTGTGGAGCACCATACAAAGTTACAAACAGCTCATAGTCCATCACTGTAAAATGTTTTATTCTCAAAAAGGGGCTGTGGAAATTTTGAACCAATCGAACCAAACTACACTTGACAAACAAAAATTTATTTGTGGGAGATAAATAGAAAAATTCAACTCCGTTACTCAGCTTTCCTTTCACCCTCTGAGTTCTGACAATGTAACTACTTTAAATTCAAAATCCAAACTGCTCATGTATTGTGTATATCCGTAATAAACATCTGCTTTATCTACAAAGATGTCAAATCATCTAACATTTTTTTATAGGAAAAACAACAAACACGGCCACATTAAATGGTTctgcaaaaccaaacaaaaaatgACATGAAAAGTGTGAAACACACTAAAAATGTAAAGGTAGTTGGCATAGAAAACTGCAGTCATATGGTAATGGCAAGGAATCACTCAGTGCACAAACTTGAAATACAGGACTACTAGGATCGCTAAAACAAGAAGAGCTATCAGCAAGCCGATAATCCACTTGTTCCTATCCATCCTTCTCACCATGGCCCCCATGATCTTTCTGCTCTTGCCAACGTTGTCATCCACGTCATGCAACTGAAAAGCCAATCAAGATTGCAAATAAGTAGGTTAGAAAACACAAGACACTAGCAGCTCAAATATATAATACAACTTACATTTTGTATCATGACAGTTGAGTGATCTTACAAACATGTGTACTGTAGGTGTTTGATTGTTATGATTGAATACCACTACAGAAGTTAAGTTCACTAAGGCACAAATAAAACATAGGGCTCTTAGGAACAGGGGACAAAAGAACCTAGGTAAAGCATTAGGATGCAACCTATGTTTTTCCGACATACAAGGATTTGCCCAAAGGATAACTCTACATCTAGCAGACTAGCATCAAACAAAAATATCAGGTCAGATTGCAAAAATactgccacaatccgaagtgaccttgataacccacaaatagaAAATGTTTAGGTTTGCTACTTGTACAAAACATTCAGCTGATACATGTCCATCCAAACAATCCCTTGTGGGTATATCAGAATTGAGGAAAGTTATGGGTAGGCAAATGCGACAATACAAGTATTTTATGAATAGAAGTTATAGAGTGGCTCATCAAGCTCAATTTGACTTAAAGTATTTTCTGGACATTTCTCAAAAAATATTTTTGAATTCAGTGATTCACAAATTTCCAAAATGTGCATGATCCTCGGTTCCTTGCTCCATCAGGCATGAATAAGGAGACTTAAGAATGAAAAGAAGAAATCAAGTTCATAAATGACAAGAAATACAAAACAAATAATCAGTTAAATTCAAGCAACATATATACTGTAAACAACCTGTAGATGTAATTGACTTGTAAAGTAAGGTAGGTTCTGCTTCTAGCACTTGTAAATAAACAGTTTACATATATAAAAAGGCTTAAAGCATANNNNNNNNNNNNNNNNNNNNNNNNNNNNNNNNNNNNNNNNNNNNNNNNNNNNNNNNNNNNNNNNNNNNNNNNNNNNNNNNNNNNNNNNNNNNNNNNNNNNNNNNNNNNNNNNNNNNNNNNNNNNNNNNNNNNNNNNNNNNNNNNNNNNNNNNNNNNNNNNNNNNNNNNNNNNNNNNNNNNNNNNNNNNNNNNNNNNNNNNNNNNNNNNNNNNNNNNNNNNNNNNNNNNNNNNNNNNNNNNNNNNNNNNNNNNNNNNNNNNNNNNNNNNNNNNNNNNNNNNNNNNNNNNNNNNNNNNNNNNNNNNNNNNNNNNNNNNNNNNNTAAGGTAGGTTCTGCTTCTAGCACTTGTAAATAAACAGTTTACATATATATAAAGGCTTAAAGCATACAGATACATATATATATGTAAACTGTAAACTGTTTATTTACAGCCATCTACACACAGATATTTGCTTGTAAACTGACTATAGACGAAGATGATACTCCttgtaatatactccctccgtctcaaaatgtaagacgttttttgacgtgttaaaaaacgtcttacattttaaGACAGCAGGAGTACAATACAATCAAGGCACAGAGGCGACACATGGTAAGTTATTCAACATGATTTGCATTAAGCAACCTGCATAAACTATGAATTATTTTGGGGTCCACAAATACTTTGCGATGGAAAAATGAATAATGCGCAGAAACAAAGCAATTGACAAATAGAGAGAATTAACAGAAATGTTACTTGCCGTATCATTAGCATGCAAAAGAGACTGGCGCTGCTGATGCAAGTCATGCATGATGGAGACTCCAAGCTCTTCTGTTTCCAGCATAGTTCTATGGCTATCTCTGATCCTATCAGTTGACTGATTTTGCCTTTCCGTTGTCCTAAGCAATCTTGACCTTTGATCAGCAGATACCTGCAAGATGCAATATCAATAGATCATTGGACTTTAATGGGACAAAAAAAATACTGATAGACAATGTCGAAGGATAAGCTGTTAATACTAAAATGTGAAATAATGCAAGGTTAGTGGCTAAAGATGCAGATGCAGGAGGAAGCACAGTAACCTCGTACTTCAACAAAAACATGAATGAAGCAAATTTGATATGTTAGTTGACTGCATTCAATATTCTCAGACTTTTCTGAGAGTATCACACAGAATCATCTGGGCAGCATATACTATAGCATGTGCATATATTAGAAATTCTAACTACttcagaaagaaaaagagaaaaatcaCTTAACTAGACATTCATAACAGATGGACTGAGAAAGTATGCTTTCAGACAACATTTGTGAATTACAATTCTTTGAGATGGACAGACTGACAGAATGACAAATATCAATCTATAATATGCTAAGTACTTATGTGAGGAGTGGCAGGATTTTTCAGTGAGTGTATGACTCTTGAATGTTGAGGTCCAAATTATCAAATGCTACTTGTATAATATATGTAGCATATTTGCATTTAAAAGAATATCTGGGCCATGCAAAATTATCTGATAGGGTATTAAAGAAAAAGAAACCTCCATATTTTTTTCTCACCGGCCAACCTGGTTTAGCTGTAGATTGAGTTATCTAGTGATTGGTAGTCTGGGGCTATAATTTGGTCGAGAATTACATGAAACAAGCACCAACCAAATATATATCAGAGTTTCCCATTTCTGACATCAACAATCAGTAAAATGTGGGTAATAAAAGACACTCAATGCATCACAGTACTTAACTCACCTCCAAATAAGAAACCACTCATGAATTAAGAATAAGGAACATACCACCAACGTATCTGCCATTCCTGACTCCAGCAACTCCTCTCTCGCCCCTTGTTGGCCATTACCAGCAGTGATTCTCTTCAACGCTCCCTTCAGATTGTTAAGATCCGACTTGTACTCTCTCAGTTTCGCCAGTTGCCCGGCCCTCACGCTCGGCTGGAGGTTCCTTGCTTCAAGATCCATCTTCCTTATCTAGAAAAGGAAACCCACATCCAGACATTTCTCAACATGTACAATTACGCAATCACTAACCTATTACCATAAGGTAATCTATCTTGTAGATTCATACAGTAAACAGTTTCCTGATCGTTGCAAAAAACAAACCCCTCCCTTGAGATATCATAAATCAATCGAATTCCTCGGAAAAATTGTTTGGACTGAGATATGTTTGGTTACAGAGAAGAAGGGTACCAGTGCCTCGGCGCCATCGATGCCGGATTTGATCTCCGAGGCCTTCTGCTTCAGTTTCTCTACGCGCGGTACAAAAGACAGCCAGAAAACGTTAGAAAACTCGAGGCGAGAAATATTTGGGAAAATAAGATCGGAGGACGATTCCTGGACACAACATACCTCCCTCCTGGGAGGCGGCGGTGGTGCATTTCCGGGAGAGGGAGGCCGAGATCTCGCAGTACTGGCGCTCGTAGCCCTGGAATACATCGGTCATGGTCGATGAGCCTGATCGCCGGCCGGCCAAAACCCCTCGAAGTCTTCCTCGTTCCGATCAGGCTAGAGGAAGAAGAGTCGGGAcgaaggaacaagaaggggaaatggGGAGGAAGACTGGTGAGGACGAGAGGAGAAACCGGTTACGTAAATCAAAATCGAAAGCGCATTTTCGTCGAACCAataggttttttttttgaattacccATAGACCGCTTCCGTAATGGACGGCTCTCGTCAATGTAACGCATGTAGTTTAAATTTAACCGCGAGCACTGTAGCTCCGGAAGTCTGGATCATGTCGCTTTCCTTACTTTTTATCTTTCTGTAGCTACTTAAGAGAGGATTCGAGAGGGAAGATGACAATTTTAGATGTATCTAGGCTTTGCTCTTAAGCCGCTGTGTTTCGGCTGGCAAACCCTAGTTTTTCTTTGCTTCGATCTGAAATGAAATCAATCACAATTCATCCCTAAATTCCCGTGTTTTCTACTAATTCCATCACAAAACACTAACAGAAGTAGCTAGATCGTGTTAATTGGTATACATAGCTCCGTTTAGTCCTTGGAGGCGACAAATCAAAAGTCCAGATCAGATGTGGATTCCGTTTCTTGGCAGCAGTGTGAAGCAGGGAAGCTAACGATAACAGTAGACAGTTCGGAAGCAGGATCAAAAAGGTTAGTGGTTTCCGAAGAACAATTCTTGAGTGCCAAATCCCACCCAGCCATCCCTTCCAGTGCTTTTCTTCGGTGACGGGCGGCGCTGATGTCGACGTGGTGGCAGTGGAGTTGGTCGTTGAGGTATGGTTGCCGGGAAACCGGTGCAAAATCCTGCCCTTCACAACCCAAGTGTTCTTCCTCGACGAGGTACATCATTCCCTGTGATGCTAAACCCTTCCCTAGATTTGATGACCAAGGCAACAAAAACACAAGACACCTGGTCTTTGGAACTTGAATCTTTATAGTTGGATATCAAGACCCTGCGGCAAAATCGAGAAGACAAGAAAGAGTTCTATGATTTTACAAAAGCTGTTAACAAGAATTTTGCTAGTATCGAGAGGAATTTCAGAAAAATCCAAGTCACTCTAGAAAAACTGATTGAAGAAGAGCGaacaggggaggaagaagaagaaaaacacctCATTCTACCCAAGGGAGCACAGTGCCTCCCGGCCATCCAAAACAGTTGCCTTCAGCTCAAGTAGCAGTAGAAAAGGCCAGGACTTGCAACTGTTGGCTCACCGGTTCTCATCAATAAAGAAATGAGAAAATAACTAAATTTGAATGGTACACCCAAGGGGCCATACAGACATCCAAATCACATAGCAAACATGCCAGAGTTAGCAACACCTCAACACAACATGGGACCAAACACTGGAGCAGTAATTGTTGTGGAAGAATTGCCTAGAGAGGCTCATAGACAAGAAGTGCAAAGAGCAAGAGCACACAACACTAATGTTAGGAGAAACATATTAAGTGCCAAGCCACCAAAACTTGACATCTCTAAATTTGA
The Triticum dicoccoides isolate Atlit2015 ecotype Zavitan chromosome 3A, WEW_v2.0, whole genome shotgun sequence genome window above contains:
- the LOC119268219 gene encoding vesicle transport v-SNARE 13-like, translated to MTDVFQGYERQYCEISASLSRKCTTAASQEGEKLKQKASEIKSGIDGAEALIRKMDLEARNLQPSVRAGQLAKLREYKSDLNNLKGALKRITAGNGQQGAREELLESGMADTLVVSADQRSRLLRTTERQNQSTDRIRDSHRTMLETEELGVSIMHDLHQQRQSLLHANDTLHDVDDNVGKSRKIMGAMVRRMDRNKWIIGLLIALLVLAILVVLYFKFVH